The Pyruvatibacter sp. HU-CL02332 genome includes a window with the following:
- a CDS encoding acyl-CoA dehydrogenase family protein produces MNFEHTDKVKELIARLEAFMDEHIYPNEDTYNAQMQAFRDAGNPWQVPQILEDLKPKAREAGLWNLFLPHSDLGGGTNNLEYAPLCEIMGRVGWASEVFNCSAPDTGNMEVFERYASEELKEKYLKPLLAGEIRSAFLMTEPAVASSDATNIETSIVRDGDEYVINGRKWWSSGLGDPRCVVAIVMGKTDPGADSYRQQSQIIVPMDAPGIEIVRMLPVFGFDDAPHGHAEVILKDVRVPAGNLILGEGRGFEIAQGRLGPGRIHHCMRTIGVAERCLEKMVKRLLTREAFGKTIAEHSVWEQRVAEARTNIEMTRLLTLKAADMMDKVGNKVARAEIAMIKVAGPRIALQVIDDAIQAHGGGGVTSDFGLAKAYSGIRTLRLADGPDEVHNRTIARLEYKRHMEELRAAAE; encoded by the coding sequence ATGAATTTCGAACATACAGACAAGGTCAAGGAGCTGATCGCGCGCCTTGAGGCCTTTATGGATGAGCACATCTATCCAAACGAAGACACATACAATGCGCAGATGCAGGCCTTCCGCGACGCAGGGAACCCTTGGCAGGTGCCGCAGATCCTCGAAGATCTGAAACCAAAGGCCCGCGAAGCCGGCCTGTGGAACCTGTTCCTGCCGCATTCCGATCTTGGTGGCGGCACCAACAACCTCGAATACGCACCTCTGTGCGAAATCATGGGCCGCGTCGGCTGGGCATCTGAAGTTTTCAACTGCTCCGCACCTGACACCGGCAACATGGAAGTGTTCGAGCGCTATGCCTCAGAAGAGCTGAAGGAAAAATACCTCAAGCCGCTTCTTGCTGGTGAAATCCGTTCCGCCTTCCTGATGACAGAGCCTGCAGTTGCGTCCTCTGATGCCACCAATATTGAAACCAGCATCGTGCGCGATGGTGACGAGTACGTCATCAATGGCCGCAAGTGGTGGTCTTCAGGGCTAGGCGACCCACGCTGCGTCGTTGCCATCGTCATGGGCAAGACCGATCCAGGCGCTGACAGCTACCGTCAGCAGTCACAGATCATCGTTCCCATGGACGCACCGGGCATTGAAATCGTCCGTATGCTGCCAGTGTTCGGCTTTGACGATGCACCGCACGGCCACGCGGAAGTCATCCTCAAGGATGTGCGGGTTCCTGCAGGCAATCTGATCCTCGGCGAAGGCCGTGGCTTCGAAATTGCTCAGGGTCGCCTTGGACCGGGACGTATTCACCACTGCATGCGCACCATCGGTGTAGCGGAACGCTGCCTCGAAAAGATGGTGAAGCGTCTGCTCACCCGCGAAGCTTTCGGCAAGACCATTGCTGAACACTCCGTCTGGGAACAGCGCGTGGCTGAAGCCCGCACCAACATCGAAATGACCCGTCTGCTGACCCTCAAGGCAGCTGACATGATGGACAAGGTGGGCAACAAGGTTGCCCGTGCCGAGATCGCCATGATCAAGGTTGCCGGTCCACGCATTGCGCTGCAGGTCATTGATGATGCGATCCAGGCCCATGGTGGCGGTGGCGTGACATCAGACTTCGGTCTCGCCAAAGCCTATTCCGGCATCCGGACCCTGCGTCTCGCAGACGGTCCCGACGAAGTGCACAACCGCACGATCGCCCGGCTTGAATACAAGCGGCACATGGAAGAGCTGCGCGCTGCTGCCGAATAG
- the rsmD gene encoding 16S rRNA (guanine(966)-N(2))-methyltransferase RsmD, producing MRIVGGTHKGRPLKAPKDARVRPTSDRTREAIFNVLAHGDFDGWSLDGARVLDMFAGTGALGLEALSRGASFALFVDDHPQSRGLIRENAETLGETGRIKLYRRDATKLGGREGSAGPPFSLAFCDPPYAKGLGGTALSSALAGGWLDENALCVLEEAASADVPCPDGFEELNRREYGDTQVLILQVKP from the coding sequence ATGCGAATCGTCGGCGGAACCCATAAGGGCCGCCCGCTGAAGGCCCCCAAGGATGCCCGCGTGCGCCCCACTTCGGACCGCACCCGCGAAGCGATCTTCAATGTGTTGGCCCATGGCGATTTTGATGGCTGGTCACTCGACGGTGCGCGCGTGCTGGACATGTTTGCGGGCACCGGAGCGCTGGGTCTTGAAGCCCTGTCACGCGGCGCGTCCTTTGCGCTGTTCGTGGACGACCACCCGCAGAGCCGTGGCCTGATCCGCGAAAATGCCGAGACGTTGGGAGAGACAGGCCGCATCAAGCTTTACCGCCGCGATGCCACAAAGCTGGGTGGCCGCGAAGGCTCAGCCGGCCCACCCTTCTCGCTTGCGTTCTGCGACCCGCCCTACGCCAAAGGCCTTGGCGGCACGGCGCTCTCTTCTGCGCTCGCAGGTGGCTGGCTTGATGAGAACGCCCTGTGCGTGCTTGAAGAAGCAGCATCAGCCGACGTTCCGTGTCCGGATGGGTTTGAAGAACTCAATCGTCGCGAATATGGCGATACGCAGGTTCTGATCCTGCAGGTGAAGCCCTAA
- a CDS encoding pseudouridine synthase, with the protein MSDNSSKNHLEFPTGGERIAKYLARAGVCSRRDAEKLIEEGRVEVDGIRLTTPAFKVASGNVIRVNGAEVQKPEATRVWRYHKPQGLVTTAKDPEGRPTVFEKLPSDLPRVISVGRLDIASEGLLLLTNDGELARQLELPATGWLRRYRVRVRGKVHDGIISKLRSGIEVEGIKYGEINVTRDEQSSGGANQWLTIGLREGKNREIRRVLAAVDIEVSRLIRLSYGPFELADLPPAVVQEVPERVLKDQMGRGPKTEMAEDGSVKRAPRAPKPGGWAKAKPKDKPKDKTRDKAKHKSRGKPNDRSSSRPTDRAGAKPYAGKPGNRSAAAGKPGGKPGSAAKGKAGPRPSGGKPSSRKLTSSRPSRPGNSGKPNANRRRNP; encoded by the coding sequence ATGAGTGACAATTCTTCCAAAAACCATCTTGAATTCCCGACCGGCGGCGAGCGGATTGCCAAATATCTGGCCCGCGCGGGCGTGTGTTCGCGCCGCGATGCTGAAAAGCTGATCGAGGAAGGCCGCGTGGAGGTGGATGGCATCCGCCTCACCACCCCCGCCTTCAAGGTCGCCAGCGGCAATGTCATTCGGGTGAATGGCGCAGAAGTGCAAAAGCCCGAGGCAACGCGCGTGTGGCGCTATCACAAGCCGCAGGGTCTGGTGACAACCGCCAAGGACCCGGAAGGCCGCCCGACGGTTTTTGAGAAACTTCCCTCGGACCTACCGCGGGTCATTTCCGTTGGCCGTCTGGACATTGCATCAGAAGGCCTGCTGCTGCTGACCAATGACGGCGAACTGGCACGGCAGCTTGAACTGCCTGCGACCGGCTGGCTGCGGCGCTACCGCGTGCGGGTGCGCGGCAAGGTCCATGATGGCATCATTTCAAAGCTGCGATCCGGCATTGAAGTCGAAGGCATCAAATATGGCGAGATCAACGTCACCCGCGACGAGCAATCCTCCGGCGGTGCCAACCAATGGCTCACAATTGGTCTGCGCGAAGGCAAGAACCGTGAGATCCGCCGTGTGCTGGCGGCAGTAGACATTGAAGTCAGCCGGTTGATCCGTCTGTCCTATGGCCCGTTTGAGCTGGCGGACCTGCCTCCTGCTGTGGTGCAGGAAGTGCCCGAGCGCGTTCTCAAGGACCAGATGGGCCGGGGCCCCAAAACCGAGATGGCCGAAGACGGCAGCGTCAAACGCGCGCCGCGCGCGCCCAAGCCCGGCGGATGGGCCAAGGCGAAGCCAAAAGACAAGCCCAAGGACAAAACGAGGGACAAGGCCAAACACAAAAGTCGCGGCAAGCCCAATGACCGTTCATCGAGCCGACCGACAGATCGCGCTGGGGCGAAGCCATATGCGGGCAAACCGGGCAACCGGAGTGCCGCTGCAGGCAAGCCGGGCGGCAAACCTGGCAGCGCTGCCAAGGGCAAGGCTGGTCCGCGCCCATCTGGCGGAAAACCATCCAGCAGAAAACTAACCAGTTCGCGGCCTTCACGTCCAGGCAACTCAGGAAAGCCAAATGCGAATCGTCGGCGGAACCCATAA
- a CDS encoding glutathione S-transferase family protein — MKLYNNDLSPFSARCRLMFYAKGIDVEMVDPFSDLEPDAFKALTPLAKVPALQLDDGWVLPESETICEYIEQIYPDPSLLPTDPKERAKVRLIGRIGDLYMLAPLTTLFGNIDPSVRDHDKVVAAFTELKTALGWLDNYLDGSGHAVGGQLSLADCALVPILFFVRRIPEMFGKSFCLLDAHEKTTKYWRGIFDEPAVNKVYEEMDAALKGMR, encoded by the coding sequence ATGAAGCTCTACAACAACGATCTGTCACCCTTTTCCGCCCGCTGCCGGCTCATGTTTTATGCCAAAGGCATTGATGTAGAGATGGTGGACCCGTTCTCCGATCTGGAGCCGGACGCCTTCAAGGCTCTGACCCCTTTGGCAAAGGTACCTGCTCTTCAACTGGATGACGGGTGGGTGCTTCCTGAATCAGAAACCATCTGCGAGTACATCGAGCAGATATATCCAGATCCTTCCTTGTTGCCGACCGACCCCAAAGAGCGCGCGAAAGTCCGTCTCATAGGCCGTATCGGCGATCTTTACATGCTCGCGCCACTGACGACGTTGTTCGGCAACATCGACCCCAGCGTGCGCGACCATGACAAGGTCGTTGCAGCCTTCACGGAACTCAAGACCGCTCTTGGCTGGCTGGACAATTATCTGGATGGGTCGGGTCACGCGGTGGGCGGCCAGTTGTCACTTGCTGATTGTGCGCTGGTACCGATCCTGTTCTTTGTGCGTCGAATTCCAGAGATGTTCGGCAAATCATTCTGCCTTCTCGATGCGCACGAGAAGACGACAAAGTACTGGCGGGGCATCTTTGATGAGCCTGCGGTTAACAAGGTCTATGAGGAAATGGACGCGGCTCTCAAGGGCATGCGGTAG
- a CDS encoding glucose-6-phosphate isomerase, translating into MPSAPTPSLPFIHDVSGIIGAGGLTQAQYDAHLAATGPALESLRRQHADSTLPLLHLPKRRDDIVEMERIAAHLKKDATDIVVLGIGGSSLGAKAVAQLAYDATPAQSQTEPRVHFFENLDPHTFERALQSLDLRTTRFLVVSKSGGTAEPLMQAYAAKAALEAAGGGDYLAQHFAAITEPSDNPVRRFATGIGAPVIDHDPRVGGRFSILTNVGLVPAMLMGLDVVAVREGADRVLAPVIAGADPQDVAPAAGAVMQVGLAQEAGAAASVIMAYSDRLERFGQWYRQLWAESLGKDGRGTVPATGIGPVDQHSQLQLYLAGPADKAYTIMSVGSAGAGPRVATDDPALDYLNGKTMGDLMDAEYRATVATLKANKRPVRTIDIPVLDETAMGALLMHFMLETIIAAHLMGVDPFDQPAVEEGKILARKYLGEM; encoded by the coding sequence ATGCCTTCTGCCCCTACGCCCTCATTGCCCTTTATCCACGACGTCTCCGGCATCATTGGTGCGGGCGGGCTGACGCAGGCGCAATACGACGCGCATCTTGCCGCAACGGGCCCCGCCCTGGAGTCGCTCCGCCGTCAGCATGCGGACAGCACGCTGCCCTTGCTGCATCTGCCAAAGCGCCGCGACGATATCGTGGAAATGGAGCGCATCGCGGCACACCTGAAAAAGGACGCCACCGATATCGTGGTGCTGGGGATTGGCGGCTCGAGCCTTGGCGCCAAGGCGGTGGCGCAGCTCGCCTATGACGCGACGCCCGCCCAAAGCCAAACTGAGCCACGCGTCCACTTCTTTGAGAACCTCGATCCCCATACCTTTGAGCGCGCATTGCAGTCCCTTGACCTGCGCACGACGCGGTTTCTGGTCGTGTCCAAGTCCGGCGGCACCGCTGAACCCTTGATGCAGGCCTATGCGGCCAAGGCCGCACTGGAAGCCGCAGGTGGTGGCGATTATCTCGCCCAGCATTTTGCCGCGATCACGGAACCTTCCGACAACCCCGTTCGCCGCTTTGCAACGGGCATCGGCGCGCCGGTGATTGACCATGATCCGCGCGTCGGTGGACGATTCTCCATTCTCACCAATGTGGGCCTCGTGCCCGCCATGCTCATGGGGCTGGACGTCGTGGCCGTGCGCGAAGGCGCGGATCGCGTATTGGCGCCGGTCATAGCAGGCGCTGACCCTCAAGATGTCGCCCCAGCGGCAGGTGCCGTCATGCAGGTAGGGCTGGCGCAGGAGGCAGGCGCCGCCGCCAGCGTGATCATGGCCTATTCGGATCGCCTGGAGCGGTTTGGCCAGTGGTATCGCCAGCTATGGGCGGAGAGCCTGGGCAAGGACGGACGCGGCACGGTGCCCGCGACAGGCATCGGCCCCGTGGACCAGCACAGCCAGCTTCAACTTTATCTCGCAGGCCCTGCGGACAAGGCCTACACCATCATGTCTGTGGGGTCCGCAGGCGCAGGCCCGCGCGTTGCGACAGATGACCCGGCGCTGGACTATCTCAATGGCAAGACCATGGGTGACCTCATGGACGCGGAGTACCGCGCCACGGTGGCCACGCTCAAAGCCAACAAGCGCCCCGTGCGCACCATCGATATTCCGGTGCTGGACGAGACAGCCATGGGCGCGCTGCTCATGCACTTCATGCTGGAAACAATCATCGCAGCCCATCTGATGGGTGTTGATCCGTTTGACCAGCCAGCCGTCGAAGAAGGCAAAATCCTCGCCCGCAAATATCTGGGAGAGATGTAG
- a CDS encoding nucleoside deaminase, translating to MTRPMQIALEEANAAAARGEVPVGAVVVSPSGEVLARAGNRTLEDKDPTAHAEMLAIRQACAALGTERLIDCDLYVTLEPCPMCAGAISFARIRRLYFGADDPKSGGVEHGARVFSRSTCHHAPEVYGDIESGPSRALLQAFFAARRD from the coding sequence ATGACACGCCCCATGCAGATTGCTCTGGAAGAAGCCAATGCCGCCGCCGCCCGTGGCGAAGTGCCTGTGGGCGCCGTCGTGGTCTCGCCGTCAGGAGAGGTGCTGGCGCGGGCGGGCAACCGCACCCTAGAGGACAAGGACCCGACCGCGCATGCGGAAATGCTGGCCATTCGACAGGCCTGCGCTGCCCTGGGGACCGAACGGCTGATCGACTGCGATCTCTATGTCACCCTGGAGCCGTGCCCCATGTGCGCCGGCGCTATCTCCTTTGCGCGTATCCGGCGGCTGTATTTTGGGGCAGATGACCCCAAGAGCGGCGGTGTTGAACATGGGGCGCGGGTGTTTTCCCGGTCCACCTGCCACCATGCGCCGGAAGTCTATGGCGACATCGAAAGTGGCCCGTCGCGGGCGCTTTTGCAGGCCTTTTTTGCCGCCCGCCGGGACTAG
- the mutL gene encoding DNA mismatch repair endonuclease MutL, whose product MADAASSAAPNANRPHIRRLSEGTVNRIAAGEVVERPASAVKELVENAIDAGASRIEVAISAGGKTLIAVDDDGCGMTADDLSLAVERHATSKLAVNDKGTEDLVHIQSLGFRGEALPSIGAVARLGIVSRPAGEAGHALKVEGGKVSGPKPSSAAPGTRIEVRDLFYATPARLKFLKSDRAEAQAVGDVMRRIAMANPRVGFALTHEGRTSLRMDAETDASDDDAQLSRLSRILGRDFQDNVMPVEIEREGVRIAGFAGLPTFNRGNAQAQYLFVNGRPVRDKLLIGAVRGAYADFLARDRHPVLALFVEIDPAEVDVNVHPAKAEVRFRDPGLIRALIVKSLRMALDAAGHRASTTVAGAALSSFQPGAHMGQQPPPQHHLMELAARSFAPTQGADAPPAVPGMEETSPLQPQDLAGFDQPAARVEETSADDLMDRPLGAARGQLHLTYIVAETHNGLVLVDQHAAHERLVHERMKKALAETGIKRQALLVPEVVELGADEAAALADRSDELAELGLVIEPFGDGTIIVRETPAMLGDTDIQGLVKDLADEVADLGQALSLKEKLDEVSGTMACHGSVRAGRRLTAVEMNALLREMEVTPHSGQCNHGRPTYVTLSLPDIEKLFGRR is encoded by the coding sequence ATGGCCGATGCCGCATCCAGTGCTGCGCCGAACGCGAACCGCCCGCATATCCGCAGGCTGAGCGAAGGCACGGTCAACCGCATTGCGGCGGGTGAAGTTGTCGAGCGGCCGGCAAGTGCCGTGAAGGAGCTGGTGGAAAACGCCATTGATGCAGGTGCGTCCCGCATCGAAGTTGCCATTTCAGCCGGGGGCAAAACCCTCATCGCGGTTGATGACGATGGCTGCGGCATGACCGCAGATGATCTATCCCTGGCTGTGGAGCGCCACGCCACCTCAAAGCTGGCGGTCAACGACAAGGGCACCGAAGACCTCGTCCACATTCAAAGTCTTGGCTTTCGCGGCGAAGCCTTGCCCTCCATTGGTGCCGTGGCCCGGCTGGGCATCGTCTCGCGGCCTGCGGGCGAAGCAGGCCATGCGCTTAAGGTGGAAGGCGGCAAGGTCTCGGGCCCCAAGCCATCCTCGGCGGCTCCCGGCACCCGCATTGAAGTGCGTGATCTCTTCTATGCCACGCCCGCCCGCCTCAAATTCCTGAAGTCGGATCGCGCAGAGGCACAGGCGGTGGGCGATGTGATGCGTCGCATCGCCATGGCCAATCCCCGCGTCGGCTTTGCGCTCACCCATGAGGGGCGCACGTCCTTGCGCATGGATGCGGAGACTGATGCATCGGACGATGACGCGCAGCTATCGCGCCTGTCGCGCATTTTGGGGCGGGACTTCCAGGACAATGTGATGCCCGTCGAGATCGAGCGCGAGGGCGTGCGGATCGCAGGCTTTGCGGGCCTGCCCACGTTCAATCGCGGCAATGCCCAGGCGCAATATCTCTTCGTCAATGGAAGGCCCGTGCGCGACAAGCTGCTGATCGGTGCCGTGCGCGGGGCGTATGCGGATTTTCTGGCCCGTGACCGCCATCCGGTGCTGGCGCTGTTTGTGGAGATTGATCCCGCAGAAGTGGATGTCAATGTGCACCCCGCCAAGGCAGAGGTGCGCTTTCGCGATCCCGGCCTGATCCGCGCCCTCATCGTCAAAAGTCTGCGCATGGCGCTTGACGCCGCCGGCCATCGCGCATCGACGACGGTTGCAGGCGCGGCTCTGTCCTCGTTCCAGCCCGGTGCCCATATGGGGCAACAGCCGCCGCCCCAGCATCACCTCATGGAACTCGCCGCCCGCAGCTTTGCGCCGACGCAGGGAGCAGATGCGCCACCAGCCGTGCCGGGCATGGAGGAAACATCACCCCTTCAGCCGCAAGACCTTGCAGGCTTTGACCAGCCTGCCGCGCGGGTTGAGGAAACCTCCGCCGATGACCTGATGGACCGGCCATTGGGTGCGGCACGGGGCCAGCTGCATCTCACTTACATCGTGGCGGAAACCCACAATGGTCTGGTGTTGGTGGATCAACACGCCGCCCATGAGCGGCTGGTGCATGAGCGCATGAAAAAGGCACTGGCAGAGACCGGCATCAAGCGCCAGGCCCTGCTTGTGCCCGAAGTTGTGGAGCTGGGCGCGGACGAAGCCGCAGCGCTGGCAGATCGCTCTGACGAACTGGCCGAACTTGGGCTCGTGATCGAGCCTTTTGGTGACGGGACAATCATTGTCCGCGAGACCCCGGCTATGCTGGGCGATACGGACATTCAGGGTCTTGTGAAAGACCTGGCTGATGAGGTGGCTGATCTGGGTCAAGCCTTGTCGCTCAAGGAAAAGCTGGATGAAGTGTCCGGCACCATGGCCTGCCACGGCTCGGTCCGCGCAGGCCGCAGGCTGACCGCCGTTGAAATGAACGCCCTGCTGCGCGAGATGGAAGTGACGCCCCACTCAGGCCAGTGCAATCACGGCCGCCCGACCTATGTCACCCTCAGCCTGCCCGACATCGAAAAGCTGTTCGGGCGCCGTTAG
- a CDS encoding PAS domain S-box protein has protein sequence MSQDHETSGKLSPGALRYNSADAPDSFFRAVVENAADMISVIDADGVFIYACPKAADVFGFDYGSIDKLTPEHFHPDDFEAMFADFVDLVVNGGRRQLTDHRMSNGRGGWVWIQTHAINLVDDPRVKGIVMVSRDITKQKNREEEIIRAEKAIGFGHWRWDNGALGPYWSDGMFSILGLKRDEHDADMQWAAGRIADDEREGIAQKSMAAMVNGESFNDIVSMRHADGTYRRLMVTGHVERNPAGKPMALVGVTQDVTELEKANNTIRQSEQEFRLLAEHSNDIISRYNIKGDLIYISPSVERLLGYHPSESKEHSWEEYMHPKDRKQVAREMIKMFGDLQTRRVSYRMMAKDGRYLWLESAVTPIYGEKGDYQGMVTCTRDISEQKTREQELMAARERAEQASLTKSRFLANMSHELRTPLNAILGFSEMMTQEIFGPMENAQYGEYAELIHESGAHLLSLISDILDMSKIEAGKYDLSFESVAIVPALEKAARMVQTRVGEGELELLLQLDGVEGCQIHADERALTQILLNVLSNAVKFTPGGGRITVSAVHAAHGRIAISVADTGVGIEKQDLERVLNPFEQVVRHAELASQGTGLGLPLVRALVDMQDGVFDIQSTPGRGTTVTIALPDADAATGDATQAQSA, from the coding sequence ATGTCTCAGGACCACGAGACCAGCGGGAAACTGTCGCCCGGTGCGTTGCGGTACAATAGTGCCGATGCGCCGGATTCATTTTTCCGTGCCGTAGTTGAAAACGCTGCCGACATGATCTCTGTGATCGATGCGGACGGCGTGTTTATCTATGCCTGCCCAAAAGCAGCAGACGTCTTTGGCTTCGACTATGGCTCTATAGACAAGCTTACGCCGGAACATTTTCATCCCGACGATTTCGAAGCCATGTTTGCTGACTTCGTTGATCTGGTGGTCAATGGGGGACGCCGACAGCTCACCGACCATCGGATGAGCAATGGGCGCGGCGGATGGGTCTGGATACAGACTCACGCGATCAACCTTGTTGATGACCCGCGCGTCAAAGGGATCGTCATGGTGTCCCGCGACATCACGAAACAGAAAAACCGCGAAGAAGAAATTATACGCGCAGAAAAGGCCATCGGCTTTGGACATTGGCGCTGGGACAATGGGGCGCTTGGCCCCTACTGGTCCGATGGGATGTTCTCGATCCTGGGCCTCAAGCGTGACGAACATGATGCGGACATGCAGTGGGCCGCCGGCAGAATTGCCGACGATGAACGTGAAGGCATCGCACAGAAGTCCATGGCGGCAATGGTCAACGGCGAATCTTTCAATGACATTGTCTCCATGCGGCACGCGGACGGCACTTATCGCCGTTTGATGGTGACAGGGCATGTGGAGCGAAACCCAGCGGGCAAACCGATGGCCCTGGTTGGGGTCACTCAGGATGTAACGGAGCTTGAAAAAGCCAACAACACCATTCGCCAGTCAGAGCAGGAATTCCGTCTGCTTGCGGAGCATTCCAACGACATTATCTCGCGCTACAATATCAAGGGCGATCTCATCTACATCTCGCCGTCAGTCGAACGGCTGCTTGGTTACCATCCCAGTGAAAGCAAGGAGCATTCCTGGGAAGAATACATGCACCCAAAGGACCGCAAGCAGGTCGCCCGCGAAATGATCAAGATGTTTGGGGACCTGCAAACACGGCGGGTTTCCTATCGCATGATGGCGAAGGACGGACGGTATCTTTGGCTTGAGTCCGCGGTCACCCCGATTTACGGGGAAAAGGGCGACTATCAGGGCATGGTCACCTGCACGCGTGATATCTCGGAGCAAAAGACGCGCGAACAGGAACTGATGGCTGCCCGTGAGCGCGCCGAGCAGGCCAGCCTTACAAAGTCCCGGTTCCTGGCAAACATGAGTCACGAACTTCGCACGCCCCTCAATGCCATTCTCGGGTTCTCTGAAATGATGACCCAGGAAATATTTGGACCGATGGAGAATGCTCAGTACGGGGAATATGCCGAGCTGATCCACGAAAGCGGTGCGCACCTACTATCCCTGATCAGCGATATTCTCGACATGTCGAAGATCGAAGCAGGCAAGTACGATCTTTCGTTTGAGTCAGTCGCAATCGTCCCCGCGCTCGAAAAAGCTGCCCGCATGGTGCAGACGCGCGTTGGGGAGGGAGAGCTTGAGCTTCTGCTTCAGCTGGATGGCGTCGAGGGATGTCAGATTCATGCTGACGAACGCGCCCTGACCCAGATCCTGCTCAACGTGCTGTCAAATGCTGTGAAGTTTACGCCAGGCGGTGGACGCATCACCGTGTCAGCAGTTCACGCTGCCCATGGGCGCATTGCCATCAGCGTGGCGGATACCGGCGTCGGCATCGAGAAGCAGGACCTTGAACGGGTTCTCAATCCATTTGAACAGGTCGTGCGGCACGCTGAGCTGGCAAGTCAGGGCACTGGCCTTGGCCTACCACTTGTCCGGGCGCTGGTGGACATGCAGGACGGCGTCTTTGACATACAAAGCACGCCGGGCCGCGGCACGACTGTGACGATTGCACTTCCGGATGCGGATGCTGCGACCGGCGATGCGACACAGGCACAGTCGGCCTAG